The proteins below come from a single Chryseobacterium bernardetii genomic window:
- a CDS encoding organic hydroperoxide resistance protein, producing the protein MKTLYTTKVTATGGRNGHVKSENGVLDLEVKMPKALGGANDNFTNPEMLFAAGYSACFDSALNRVISLGKVKTGETTVAAQVSIGQIENGGFGLAVKLDVNIPGVSIEEAQSLTEKAHQICPYSNATRNNIEVTLSVTNND; encoded by the coding sequence ATGAAAACTTTATATACAACAAAAGTTACTGCTACAGGCGGAAGAAATGGCCATGTAAAAAGTGAAAACGGAGTCCTTGATCTTGAAGTAAAGATGCCAAAGGCTTTAGGAGGCGCAAATGATAACTTTACCAATCCTGAAATGCTTTTTGCAGCCGGATATTCTGCATGCTTTGACAGTGCTTTGAACAGAGTAATCAGTCTGGGTAAAGTAAAAACAGGTGAAACTACGGTTGCTGCCCAGGTAAGCATAGGACAGATTGAAAACGGTGGTTTTGGATTGGCCGTAAAATTAGATGTAAATATCCCTGGAGTTTCTATTGAAGAAGCACAGTCTTTAACAGAAAAAGCGCATCAGATTTGCCCCTATTCAAATGCAACAAGAAACAATATTGAGGTTACGCTTTCTGTAACGAACAATGACTAA